The Candidatus Methylomirabilis tolerans genome includes the window TCTGTGACCGTTCCACCAGCATGGCAAATACTCCACTAAACCCAGTCGCATTCTACAAGGGGGGGAACTCCCAAGTCAAGGAATATCCCGATAGAGCAGTCGTCGATTTTAGTCTACGTTAAGATATTTCTCCTCTTCCGACCTTAGGTAGAATCTCCAATCGGCTAAAAAAGTACGGGATTTCAAAGGTCGCCGAAGCTGCCGAGTCGGAGCCATGCACAACGTTTTTCTCTATGCTGGTGGCAAAGCTCCTCCGTAACGTCCCCTCGGCGGCCTTGAGCGGATCAGTGGCGCCCATGAGCGTTCGAACGCGCCGTATCGCCTCTTCCCCTTCGAGGACCATCGCTACGCAAGGACCGGAAATCATAAAATGTGTCAGGCTCTGAAAGAATGGCTGGTGTTGATGTACCTGATAAAATCCCTCGGCTTCTTTCTGCGACAGCCACACCATCTTCAGCCCACAGACCGTCAGATCTTCCGCCTCAAACCGGCGGATCACCTCACCGAGAAGCCCATTGGCTACAGCATCAGGTTTTACAATGACTAAGGTCTGCTCCATCGTTCTGCTCCGTGGATAGGTACGTTCAGTTGGAAGTTTATAGTACACAGTTCAAGGTTCGACGTTCAACGTTCGAGGTTCAAGGTCTGAGGTAAGGCAAGACGTACAATGCCGTTTCTTACCTATTGACCATGCACTCTGAACGATGAACGCTGATTGCTCGCTTACCACCCAATGCCGATCGCTGTTCACTCAGCTCGCCAGACTGAGCGTCTGCTTCACTGCCGCTCCGATCTCCGCCGGGCTTTGTACGACGACGATACCGGCACGCCGCAGCGCAGCGATCTTCTCCGCTGCTGTTCCTCTACCGCTCGAGATAATCGCCCCCGCATGGCCCATGCGTCGCTCAGCAGGGGCTGCCAGTCCGGCGATGTACCCGATAACCGGTTTCGACACGTAGCGCTCAACGAATGCTGCCGCTTCTTCTTCAGCGGTACCCCCGATCTCACCGATCATCAGCATTGCCTCGGTCGCCCCATCGTCCTCAAATAGCGCCAGACAATCGACGAAGGTGGTGCCAATAATCGGATCCCCACCGATGCCAATACAGGTGGACTGACCAAGGCCCAGGCTGGTAAGCTGATTGACGGCCTCATAGGTCAGCGTACCACTCCTTGAGATTACACCGATCCGGCCACGTTTATGAATATGTCCCGGCATGATCCCAACCTTAGTTTCGCCAGGAGAGATAATTCCCGGGCAATTCGGGCCAACCAGACGGGTTTCAGACCCTCGGAGGACCCTAGCCACCCGCACCATATCCAAGGTCGGGATCCCTTCAGTAATACACACCACCAGCGGGACTGCCGCATCGATTGCCTCCAGGATCGCATCGGCGGCGAAAGGCGCAGGAACAAAGATCAGGGAAGTATTGGCACCCTCCGTATCTACGGCCTCGTGGACGGTGTTAAAGACCGGAATCCCTTCGTGTCGTATCCCCCCCTTACCGGGGGTGACGCCTGCGACGATGTCGGTCCCGTAGTCGCGACAAGCCAGGGCGTGGAAGGTGCCTTCTCTTCCGGTAATCCCCTGGACCACTACGCGAGTGTTCTTATCTACCAGAATGCTCATTGTGTGTTGGGAATGTTCAACGTTCAATGTTTAAGGTTCAAGGTTCAAGGTTCAACGTTCAA containing:
- the ndk gene encoding nucleoside-diphosphate kinase, which produces MEQTLVIVKPDAVANGLLGEVIRRFEAEDLTVCGLKMVWLSQKEAEGFYQVHQHQPFFQSLTHFMISGPCVAMVLEGEEAIRRVRTLMGATDPLKAAEGTLRRSFATSIEKNVVHGSDSAASATFEIPYFFSRLEILPKVGRGEIS
- the sucD gene encoding succinate--CoA ligase subunit alpha, with translation MSILVDKNTRVVVQGITGREGTFHALACRDYGTDIVAGVTPGKGGIRHEGIPVFNTVHEAVDTEGANTSLIFVPAPFAADAILEAIDAAVPLVVCITEGIPTLDMVRVARVLRGSETRLVGPNCPGIISPGETKVGIMPGHIHKRGRIGVISRSGTLTYEAVNQLTSLGLGQSTCIGIGGDPIIGTTFVDCLALFEDDGATEAMLMIGEIGGTAEEEAAAFVERYVSKPVIGYIAGLAAPAERRMGHAGAIISSGRGTAAEKIAALRRAGIVVVQSPAEIGAAVKQTLSLAS